In Sphingobacteriaceae bacterium, the following proteins share a genomic window:
- a CDS encoding ABC transporter permease, with product MSKIGLIIGRELKSKLYNKTFIIMTILAPLLLTGFIAFIVKMSESEKTEQKVLVIDDSELFKNKLSGNDYISLSFSNLKIDEGVEKFYKQGYTCLLWIPKTVVGGAAGTVKLYYKKSPGFGFQTYMKDQLEKIIYENSLSANNIDPNIIHNSKQNVRMVMEKVDDVGKTQEQTGFGFIGFISGALMFIFILLYGMMVFRSVMEEKANRIVEVIVSSVKPFELMLGKILGVAILGIIQFVIMGIITFALSTLLSVFFLKDSMAQLQVFKQQQELVKKNGTNVDFTKLEKFDDKLELFETLEKIQKINFTQVFICFFLYFILGYLFYSSIMAAIGSAVDSEADSQQFITPVMIPLMIGYFLAIKTMTDPDSSSVFWGSMIPFTSPIVMMSRITSGVPLWELMLSLSLLFLSFLLTTWLAGRIYRTGILMYGKKTSWREVGKWLFYK from the coding sequence ATGAGTAAAATAGGATTAATCATAGGACGAGAGCTGAAATCAAAGCTGTATAATAAAACTTTTATTATCATGACTATTTTAGCGCCGCTGCTACTTACGGGCTTTATAGCTTTTATAGTAAAAATGTCGGAGTCTGAAAAAACGGAACAAAAAGTCTTAGTGATAGATGACTCAGAATTATTCAAAAACAAACTCTCAGGTAACGACTATATTTCTCTTTCTTTTTCGAACCTGAAAATTGACGAGGGCGTTGAAAAGTTTTACAAGCAAGGTTACACCTGTTTGTTATGGATTCCCAAAACCGTAGTAGGTGGCGCTGCCGGAACAGTGAAACTTTATTACAAAAAGTCACCGGGATTTGGATTTCAAACTTACATGAAAGATCAGCTTGAGAAAATTATTTATGAAAACTCTTTAAGTGCAAATAACATCGATCCTAATATCATTCATAATTCAAAACAAAATGTCCGGATGGTGATGGAAAAAGTCGACGATGTAGGTAAAACCCAGGAACAAACGGGCTTTGGCTTTATCGGTTTTATCTCCGGAGCGTTGATGTTTATTTTTATCCTGCTTTATGGCATGATGGTTTTTAGAAGTGTTATGGAGGAAAAAGCAAACCGGATTGTTGAAGTGATCGTGTCTTCAGTAAAACCTTTTGAACTCATGCTTGGTAAAATTTTGGGCGTTGCCATTTTGGGAATCATTCAGTTTGTGATCATGGGAATTATAACCTTTGCCTTAAGTACTTTGTTAAGTGTCTTTTTTCTTAAGGATTCTATGGCACAGCTCCAGGTTTTTAAGCAGCAGCAAGAACTGGTTAAAAAAAATGGTACAAACGTGGATTTTACCAAACTCGAAAAATTTGATGACAAACTTGAACTTTTTGAAACACTTGAAAAAATTCAAAAAATCAATTTTACTCAGGTCTTTATATGTTTTTTCCTCTATTTTATTTTAGGCTACTTATTCTATAGCTCCATAATGGCGGCCATTGGCAGCGCGGTAGATTCAGAGGCAGACTCCCAGCAATTTATCACTCCGGTCATGATCCCGCTGATGATAGGCTATTTCCTCGCTATAAAAACGATGACCGATCCCGATTCAAGCTCTGTTTTCTGGGGATCCATGATTCCCTTTACTTCGCCAATAGTGATGATGTCGCGTATTACAAGTGGTGTGCCGCTTTGGGAACTTATGCTCTCACTATCATTATTATTCCTTTCTTTTCTGCTAACCACATGGCTTGCAGGTCGCATCTACCGCACAGGTATTTTAATGTATGGTAAAAAAACAAGCTGGCGTGAAGTAGGAAAGTGGCTTTTTTACAAATAG
- a CDS encoding NADP oxidoreductase, with the protein MKIAVLGTGGVGKAFAVKLTEFGHEVMVGTRNVSATLSKEGDKTFKAFLENNSKVKLGTFADAAAFGEFVINVSKGETTLDVIKAAGKENLEGKILVDISNPLDFSNGMPPSLVPSLSNTYSLGEEIQKNFPDTKVVKTLNTMWNGLMLNPAMIDNGGHVNYICGNDEEAKQKVISFLNELGWKSESILDLGDISGARATESLMLIWLRVYGVKKTGAFNFKIVS; encoded by the coding sequence ATGAAAATAGCGGTATTAGGCACAGGCGGCGTTGGCAAAGCCTTCGCAGTAAAGTTAACGGAATTCGGACATGAAGTGATGGTAGGAACACGAAATGTGTCGGCTACTCTTTCTAAAGAAGGAGATAAAACATTTAAAGCGTTCCTCGAAAACAATTCAAAAGTAAAGCTGGGAACTTTTGCTGATGCGGCAGCTTTTGGAGAATTTGTGATCAATGTAAGCAAAGGCGAAACTACCTTAGATGTGATTAAGGCAGCCGGGAAAGAAAATCTGGAAGGGAAGATTCTGGTTGACATTTCTAACCCACTAGACTTCAGCAATGGCATGCCTCCATCATTAGTTCCATCTTTAAGCAATACCTATTCGCTGGGTGAAGAAATACAAAAGAACTTCCCCGATACAAAAGTAGTGAAGACTTTAAATACAATGTGGAATGGATTAATGTTGAATCCTGCGATGATTGACAATGGAGGACATGTCAATTATATCTGTGGCAACGATGAGGAAGCAAAACAAAAAGTAATTTCTTTTTTAAATGAACTGGGTTGGAAAAGCGAATCTATTCTTGACCTTGGCGATATAAGCGGCGCAAGAGCCACAGAAAGCCTCATGCTGATATGGCTTAGAGTGTATGGTGTAAAAAAAACCGGAGCTTTTAATTTTAAGATTGTTAGTTAA
- a CDS encoding amino acid permease, with amino-acid sequence MSEHKIEFNTAVSVVIANMIGTGVFTSLGFQVMGMSSVFSILLLWVLGGVIALCGALTYGEIGSAFPESGGEYNYLSKLYHPALGFLSGWVSVTVGFAAPIAAASVALARYVTKIYPAVDEMVLSCSVIGVITIIHSINLKAGSVFQRGFTWVKIICIIMFIGFGLFYIPEHTISLVPGADAWKDVFSTAFAGSLIYVTYAYSGWNAAAYISGEIKNAQKNLPRALILGTLCVMGIYTLLNYVFLYTVPINELKGVLEVGYLSAGKIFGLQVGQFMSLVIAVLLISTISAMILAGPRVMQSMGTNISGLRIFAKANKNNVPYVAIIFQSLIALALVTTSSFESLITYVSFTLNMFTFLTVFGIFILRYKFRHIKACYRTPLYPLTPIIFLVIILWVLINIVIEKPIESLYGMVTVLAGLAIYFLTNKKDTSSSISVRDSEN; translated from the coding sequence ATGTCTGAACACAAAATAGAGTTTAATACTGCCGTTTCAGTGGTTATTGCCAATATGATTGGTACGGGAGTTTTTACAAGTCTTGGTTTCCAGGTAATGGGGATGAGTTCGGTATTTTCTATTTTATTATTATGGGTTTTGGGTGGTGTTATCGCTCTTTGCGGGGCTCTTACCTACGGTGAGATTGGTTCTGCTTTTCCCGAAAGTGGGGGAGAATACAATTATCTTTCTAAACTTTATCACCCTGCTCTCGGATTTTTAAGTGGTTGGGTGAGTGTAACCGTTGGTTTCGCCGCGCCAATAGCTGCAGCCTCTGTGGCACTGGCCCGCTACGTAACAAAAATTTATCCCGCCGTAGATGAAATGGTTTTGTCTTGCTCTGTAATTGGTGTTATCACCATTATTCATTCTATTAACCTGAAAGCGGGCAGTGTTTTCCAAAGGGGGTTTACATGGGTGAAAATTATTTGTATCATTATGTTTATTGGGTTTGGCTTGTTCTATATTCCAGAACATACCATTAGCCTTGTACCAGGAGCCGATGCCTGGAAAGATGTATTTTCAACTGCGTTCGCAGGTTCTTTAATTTATGTAACTTATGCTTATAGTGGCTGGAATGCAGCCGCCTATATTTCGGGAGAAATAAAAAATGCACAAAAAAATTTACCTCGTGCTTTGATCTTAGGGACGCTTTGCGTTATGGGCATTTACACGTTATTAAATTATGTCTTCCTCTATACTGTGCCGATTAATGAATTAAAAGGTGTATTGGAAGTGGGTTACTTAAGTGCCGGGAAAATTTTCGGATTACAAGTGGGACAATTTATGAGTCTTGTAATAGCTGTTCTTTTAATTTCTACAATCAGCGCTATGATCCTGGCGGGACCGCGGGTTATGCAAAGTATGGGGACAAACATAAGCGGACTCCGGATTTTTGCAAAAGCTAATAAAAATAATGTACCCTACGTTGCTATTATTTTTCAATCGCTAATTGCGCTGGCTCTGGTTACAACTTCTTCTTTTGAATCGCTGATAACCTATGTAAGCTTTACACTAAACATGTTTACTTTTTTAACCGTGTTCGGAATTTTTATCCTGCGGTACAAATTCAGGCATATTAAAGCATGTTATCGCACGCCCCTTTATCCTTTAACGCCCATCATCTTTTTAGTGATTATTCTTTGGGTGCTTATTAATATAGTTATAGAAAAGCCAATAGAATCCTTGTATGGTATGGTAACGGTCTTGGCTGGACTGGCCATTTATTTCCTGACGAACAAAAAGGATACGTCATCTTCCATCTCAGTAAGAGATTCTGAAAACTAG
- a CDS encoding glycosyl transferase → MEEPTKYFNTLAAKRQKRKFSAYYWNEITNYTNYFSHEDSSVLEVGCGSGDLLAGIAGKKKVGIDFSEEYIRWAKEKHGDKNIEFLVMDANDIQFDQKFDLIVISNLIGYVDDIQNVFEQVKKCSHANTKVVVQFYNSLWEPFFKVAELLGLKQKTPVQNWLSTSDINNLLYISGFDVYRNSKRLIIPFFFPILSFIFNKYLAKFPIFRFFSINIYSFAKPLPEIHEENYLQNYSTTVVIPARNESGNIENAILRLPKFGKHVEIIFIEGNSTDDTWEKIQEIQKKYAATHDIKIGQQKGKGKADAVREGYKIATGDILMILDADLTVPPEDLPKFYNAIASSKGDFINGTRLVYPMDKEAMRFLNYLGNHFFSWAFTWLLDQRFKDTLCGTKVMFRTDYIKLTKNRKYFGEFDPFGDFDLLFGAHKLNLKIVEVPIRYRERTYGSTNISRFKHGVILLRMCAFASRKCKFI, encoded by the coding sequence GTGGAAGAACCAACAAAATACTTTAATACCCTCGCCGCTAAGCGTCAGAAAAGAAAATTCAGTGCTTATTACTGGAATGAAATAACCAATTATACCAATTATTTTTCTCATGAAGACAGCTCCGTTCTTGAAGTGGGTTGCGGAAGTGGCGATTTACTAGCCGGAATTGCCGGAAAGAAAAAAGTTGGAATTGATTTTAGTGAAGAATACATCCGTTGGGCAAAAGAAAAACACGGCGATAAAAATATAGAGTTTTTAGTGATGGATGCTAACGACATTCAATTCGATCAAAAATTCGATTTAATTGTAATCAGTAATTTAATTGGGTACGTCGACGATATTCAAAATGTATTCGAACAGGTTAAAAAATGTTCGCATGCAAATACCAAAGTTGTTGTGCAGTTCTACAATTCTTTATGGGAACCCTTTTTCAAGGTTGCAGAATTGCTTGGATTGAAACAAAAAACACCCGTACAAAACTGGTTAAGTACCAGCGACATTAATAACTTACTGTACATTTCAGGATTTGATGTTTACAGAAATAGCAAGCGTTTGATCATCCCCTTTTTCTTCCCTATCCTATCTTTTATCTTTAATAAGTACCTGGCAAAGTTCCCTATTTTCAGGTTCTTTAGTATCAATATATACAGCTTCGCGAAGCCCTTACCAGAGATACACGAAGAAAATTATCTGCAAAACTACTCTACAACCGTTGTAATTCCTGCACGTAATGAAAGTGGAAATATTGAGAATGCCATTTTACGTCTCCCAAAATTTGGAAAGCATGTGGAAATTATTTTTATTGAAGGAAATAGCACAGACGATACCTGGGAAAAGATTCAGGAGATTCAGAAAAAATATGCGGCGACGCATGACATAAAAATTGGGCAACAAAAAGGTAAAGGAAAAGCCGATGCGGTGCGCGAAGGATACAAAATTGCGACTGGCGATATCTTAATGATCCTGGACGCCGATCTTACAGTACCGCCTGAAGACCTTCCTAAATTTTACAATGCGATTGCCAGCAGCAAAGGCGATTTTATAAATGGAACGCGCCTGGTTTATCCCATGGATAAAGAAGCAATGCGTTTCTTAAATTATCTGGGAAATCATTTTTTCAGCTGGGCTTTTACCTGGCTGCTTGATCAGCGCTTTAAGGATACGCTGTGCGGCACTAAAGTGATGTTCAGAACCGATTATATTAAACTCACCAAAAACAGAAAATACTTTGGAGAGTTTGATCCATTTGGTGATTTCGATTTGTTATTCGGAGCGCACAAATTAAATTTAAAAATTGTGGAAGTTCCCATTCGCTACAGAGAAAGAACATATGGGTCTACAAATATTTCGCGCTTTAAACATGGTGTGATCTTGTTGCGCATGTGCGCGTTTGCAAGCAGAAAATGTAAGTTTATATAG
- a CDS encoding SAM-dependent methyltransferase translates to MFKKYTIPFDLDDPKTTLAHRDIILQKPFLKKLYLDWYTVFIEQARKVKTGKYLEIGSGGGFLKDVFPEVITSDILALPNVDQVFSAEELPFKENELGAIMMLNVFHHIPKPHAFLREAQRTLVKGGKIIMTEPANSALGRFIYKNYHHEPFEENGGREIEAGNPLSNSNQALPYIYFERDLDLFKKDYPHLKIVSVNYHSPFSYVISGGVSRSAMLPYFMYSFVKLSEWLLSPFAKQLGLFCTIEIEKI, encoded by the coding sequence ATGTTTAAAAAATACACTATACCCTTTGACCTCGATGATCCAAAAACAACACTGGCTCACCGTGATATTATTTTACAAAAACCATTTTTAAAGAAGCTTTATCTCGACTGGTATACTGTTTTTATAGAACAGGCCCGAAAGGTAAAGACTGGTAAATATCTTGAGATTGGCTCAGGAGGTGGTTTTTTAAAAGACGTATTCCCGGAAGTGATCACTAGTGACATTTTGGCTCTGCCTAATGTAGACCAGGTGTTTAGCGCTGAAGAATTGCCTTTTAAAGAAAATGAGCTCGGGGCCATCATGATGCTAAATGTTTTTCATCATATTCCAAAACCGCATGCCTTTTTAAGAGAGGCGCAACGTACCCTGGTTAAGGGTGGTAAGATAATTATGACGGAACCTGCCAACAGTGCTTTGGGAAGGTTTATTTATAAAAACTATCACCACGAACCTTTTGAAGAAAACGGAGGGCGTGAAATAGAGGCCGGAAATCCTTTATCGAACAGTAACCAGGCCCTACCCTACATTTATTTTGAACGTGATCTCGATCTTTTTAAAAAAGACTATCCCCATTTAAAAATAGTGTCTGTAAACTACCACTCTCCCTTTTCTTACGTAATTAGTGGTGGCGTTTCGCGCAGTGCTATGCTTCCATATTTTATGTATAGCTTTGTAAAATTGTCGGAATGGTTACTCTCGCCATTCGCTAAACAGTTAGGATTATTTTGTACTATTGAAATAGAAAAAATTTAA